The nucleotide window ttgctattaaaatttaaaaaaaattaatttccagggggctaagtaatattttttctggaaagggggcggtaggccaaaaaagtttgggaaccactgctatagactCAAGGGAAACAAAGGAAGGTGGAGCAAGATGCAAGATTTTTGCTACAGTTAGAGTGATTATTTATTTGTAAGTAAATATAGTAAGActtaaaagaagcagaaaaatcttaaatgaaatgCAGTTCAATATAAATACAGTGCACGAGGCTAAAGTAGTATAGTATTTTTGGAGGGCAGAGACCCCGAGTACCTAAGAGCCACCAGCAGTGAGCACCCCACAAAAAGACTTCAACTTGCCAAAGTAACTTGTGAACTTTCAGGATTAAATTCCAACTAAACTGCAATAGACACAGACTGGTTTTCACTCCTCTGCCCAAATGCCACGACTCCCACTCCCTTGGCTTATTCTGTATTCAGTGGTCTAGCTGATATAAATGTTCCAGATTCTCCTACCAGccacagaaagaggagagaagcccATTTCTTATGTCTAAAGAGGGGATTTCCCACCTAATTCTCTCGATGAGAAGTAGGGGGGTCTTACCTGGGTTTGAGGTCTGGACGGAGAGGTCCTTGGGGAAGGTTCCTGGGTGCTGGAACGAAAGGTGCGATAGGGAGATGTTCGGCCCCCCCAGTCGGTGATGTCGACTGTGTTTTGGGGTGCAGAGGGAGAACCAGGTGGCCTTGCCAGGTGAGAAGTGCCCAGGCGTGGGGACCCAGGAACTTGGGAGCCGGCCAGGGTCAGGTGCGTGGGGGCAGGACCATCTTCGCAGACCTTGAGCCTGGGTTCTTTGGAGACTTGGACGTAGTTGGCAGGGAAGATGCCCTGTCGTCCAGTCCCTGAGATGCGTCCCTCGTACCAGTTTTCATCCACCTTCCTTATCAGGCAAATACGCTCCCCCTTCAGGgaaaaagaagatgaaggaaCTCTCAACCAGGTCTTCCCTTCGGTGACCCCAAACATTCCACTCTTTTCTACTTCAGGCCCTTCCTTTCAGGAGTTCCTTCCCCATTCCTAGTCTTAATTACTCTCTTTTTACCTGTTCCTCGTGTCTACCCAACCAGATCATGTAAGGTTACTGTGGATAAACTTTTTttatatgaaaagaaattgaTTTGAAGGGGGGAAAATTTAGAAACTTATAGCATCTCCCTAATGTCCACTTCATAGAAAGTTCTTGACACATATTGACTGCTTCAAGCGGAGAGCTAAAGGAAAGGGACTTCTTGAGTTTCCTTAGAGctttttgcctctttctcttttctggatACTCTGAAGCTTCACAACCCCTTCATAGATGTTCACCGAACATGTGGAAGTCTTCTTCACTGTACTACAGAATGAATAATGGATGGCAGAAGAAGCTGCTGccattctgtttgttttttttctttgggaaaaatcaatttgaaaagTCAATTCTTTacaaaactaaaaaggttttcggtggtcaaaattttcttttcttttttaaacctctaccttctgtcctagaatcaatactaattattagttccaaggcagaagagccataagggctagacaatgggggttaaatgacttgctcagggtcacaaccTTAGGAAgcgtctgaatctagatttgaacccaagaccccctGCCTCCAGgtttgcctctcaatccactgagccacccagctgcccctggaaatgTAGTCCTGAAGCCAGTCAACAGGGAAGGAAAGTATTTTATCTGAAAAAGTCAGGAAATGagaatttcttcccttctcctcccaatTCTGATATTCAGATAAAACTTCCCCGGCCTCTCACCCCTTCTCCTGCTGAAAGAGTGGCTCACCCACCTTTCGGAAGGATAGCTCCACCTCCAGATCTCCCTTGAAGTTGTACTGGGCCACAGCCTCTCCATATTCCAGTACCTGGTAAGTTGGGGGTTTAATGGGCTTTGGGATCTCATTTGGGGGCAGCACctaaagagacaaaagagaagaaaaaagagtcaGAAGCTCCTGGATCAATCACTTGTTGTCtgaagcagttaggtggtgcagtggggtAGAGTGTTGAGCCTAGAAGACTCATCTCTCtgtgttcaaatccggcctcagaccctgcctagctgtgtgaccctgggcaagtcacttcaccctatttgcttcagtttcctcatctgttaaatgggctggagaaggaaatggcaaagtactcttgtatctttgccaagaaaaccccaaacggggtcatcaAGAGTCAGACAACATTTACTGAGCATGCACTTCGGGTCTCAAGGCAAGGAGTTACCCTTTAGAGGGTCATCATCCCAACAACTCCCATTTACCTTTTACtgtaagatttgtaaagcacttcataagCTTCACGTCATTTGACCGTTCCAACAATCCTGCGATATAGATGTATCATtcccccttttacaaatgaagaaactaaaatccaTCATGGTTAAGTGCCTTGGCCCACTAGTATGGAGGCATGATTCAAACCTAGCCCTTCTTGACTTCAATTCCAGcacctttattcatttttccatacTACCCTTTGGAAGACGACACTATGGGACTTGGCCAAAATGGGCTGG belongs to Gracilinanus agilis isolate LMUSP501 unplaced genomic scaffold, AgileGrace unplaced_scaffold19575, whole genome shotgun sequence and includes:
- the LOC123254307 gene encoding vinexin-like, whose product is VLPPNEIPKPIKPPTYQVLEYGEAVAQYNFKGDLEVELSFRKGERICLIRKVDENWYEGRISGTGRQGIFPANYVQVSKEPRLKVCEDGPAPTHLTLAGSQVPGSPRLGTSHLARPPGSPSAPQNTVDITDWGGRTSPYRTFRSSTQEPSPRTSPSRPQTQGLGASRTLPHHHGGPSSHQDPSSPSSSGSSNIHWTPYRAVYRYWPQNEDELELREGDQVDVMQQCDDGWFVGMMSPGPGTGRWLGVDLEGLGPALICSSCCQHPGPRPLTARQVTEGLVFL